A single window of Anopheles moucheti chromosome 2, idAnoMoucSN_F20_07, whole genome shotgun sequence DNA harbors:
- the LOC128310856 gene encoding neuronal acetylcholine receptor subunit alpha-7 isoform X3 → MYFVMDLYLIVLCLLVICIKDSLQGPHEKRLLNNLLATYNTLERPVANESDPLEVKFGLTLQQIIDVDEKNQILTTNAWLNLEWNDYNLRWNDSEYGGVRDLRITPNKLWKPDVLMYNSADEGFDGTYHTNIVVKNNGSCLYVPPGIFKSTCKIDITWFPFDDQHCEMKFGSWTYDGNQLDLVLNSDDGGDLSDFITNGEWYLIGMPGKKNTITYQCCPEPYVDITFTIQIRRRTLYYFFNLIVPCVLISSMALLGFTLPPDSGEKLTLGVTILLSLTVFLNLVAETLPQVSDAIPLLGTYFNCIMFMVASSVVLTVVVLNYHHRTADIHEMPPWIKSVFLQWLPWILRMGRPGRKITRKTIILSNRMKELELKERSSKSLLANVLDIDDDFRHPCSGISGSTTAIGGSVFTRLTTVEEQNASAGCTHKDLHHILKELQFITNRMKKADEEAELISDWKFAAMVVDRFCLFVFTLFTIIATVTVLLSAPHIIVQ, encoded by the exons ATGTATTTTGTTATGGATTTGTATCTCATCGTTTTGTGCCTGCTAGTCATCTGCATTAAGG ATAGTCTTCAAGGACCGCACGAGAAACGACTGTTGAACAATCTATTGGCAACGTACAACACGCTTGAACGCCCGGTCGCCAACGAGTCCGATCCGCTGGAAGTAAAGTTCGGGCTGACGCTGCAGCAAATAATCGATGTT GACGAAAAAAATCAGATACTTACTACCAACGCTTGGTTGAATCTG GAATGGAACGATTACAACTTGCGCTGGAACGATTCCGAATACGGTGGTGTGAGGGATTTGAGAATTACCCCGAACAAGCTCTGGAAGCCGGACGTGTTGATGTACAACAG TGCTGATGAAGGATTCGACGGAACATATCATACGAACATAGTTGTGAAAAACAATGGAAGCTGTTTATATGTTCCTCCCGGTATTTTTAAGAGCACGTGCAAAATCGATATCACGTGGTTTCCGTTTGATGATCAGCACTGCGAGATGAAGTTCGGCAGTTGGACATACGATGGCAATCAG TTGGATCTCGTACTCAACTCGGACGACGGAGGAGATCTTTCGGATTTCATTACGAACGGCGAATGGTATCTCATAG GAATGCccggaaagaaaaatacaataacATATCAGTGTTGCCCGGAGCCGTACGTGGACATAACGTTCACCATACAGATACGGCGGCGGACGctttactacttcttcaattTGATAGTTCCATGCGTGTTAATTTCTTCGATGGCCCTGCTCGGATTTACGCTTCCACCAGATTCGGGTGAAAAGTTGACGCTAG GTGTAACTATACTGCTATCACTCACTGTATTCCTTAATTTAGTTGCGGAGACGTTACCTCAAGTATCCGATGCAATTCCGTTACTAG GAACGTACTTCAACTGTATCATGTTTATGGTAGCGTCGTCGGTCGTGCTGACGGTTGTCGTACTAAATTACCATCACCGAACGGCGGATATCCACGAGATGCCTCCATGG ATTAAATCCGTTTTCCTGCAGTGGTTACCGTGGATACTACGGATGGGTCGCCCGGGTAGAAAGATCACACGCAAAACCATTATCCTGAGCAATCGTATGAAAGAGCTCGAGCTGAAGGAAAGATCATCGAAATCGCTTCTCGCAAACGTGCTAGATATTGATGACGATTTTCGGCATCCTTGCTCCGGCATCTCCGGCTCTACTACCGCAATAGGGGGCTCGGT GTTTACGCGTCTTACAACGGTCGAGGAACAGAATGCCAGTGCCGGCTGTACGCACAAGGATTTGCACCACATACTGAAGGAATTGCAGTTCATCACTAACCGCATGAAGAAAGCGGACGAGGAAGCAGAATTGATCAGTGACTGGAAGTTCGCGGCGATGGTTGTTGACAG ATTTTGCCTTTTCGTGTTTACATTATTCACAATAATAGCGACGGTCACTGTGCTTCTATCGGCTCCTCATATAATAGTGCAATAA
- the LOC128310856 gene encoding neuronal acetylcholine receptor subunit alpha-7 isoform X2 yields MYFVMDLYLIVLCLLVICIKDSLQGPHEKRLLNNLLATYNTLERPVANESDPLEVKFGLTLQQIIDVDEKNQLLITNIWLSLEWNDYNLRWNDSEYGGVRDLRITPNKLWKPDVLMYNSADEGFDGTYHTNIVVKNNGSCLYVPPGIFKSTCKIDITWFPFDDQHCEMKFGSWTYDGNQLDLVLNSDDGGDLSDFITNGEWYLIGMPGKKNTITYQCCPEPYVDITFTIQIRRRTLYYFFNLIVPCVLISSMALLGFTLPPDSGEKLTLGVTILLSLTVFLNLVAETLPQVSDAIPLLGTYFNCIMFMVASSVVLTVVVLNYHHRTADIHEMPPWIKSVFLQWLPWILRMGRPGRKITRKTIILSNRMKELELKERSSKSLLANVLDIDDDFRHPCSGISGSTTAIGGSVFTRLTTVEEQNASAGCTHKDLHHILKELQFITNRMKKADEEAELISDWKFAAMVVDRFCLFVFTLFTIIATVTVLLSAPHIIVQ; encoded by the exons ATGTATTTTGTTATGGATTTGTATCTCATCGTTTTGTGCCTGCTAGTCATCTGCATTAAGG ATAGTCTTCAAGGACCGCACGAGAAACGACTGTTGAACAATCTATTGGCAACGTACAACACGCTTGAACGCCCGGTCGCCAACGAGTCCGATCCGCTGGAAGTAAAGTTCGGGCTGACGCTGCAGCAAATAATCGATGTT GACGAGAAGAATCAACTTTTAATAACGAACATATGGCTGTCGTTG GAATGGAACGATTACAACTTGCGCTGGAACGATTCCGAATACGGTGGTGTGAGGGATTTGAGAATTACCCCGAACAAGCTCTGGAAGCCGGACGTGTTGATGTACAACAG TGCTGATGAAGGATTCGACGGAACATATCATACGAACATAGTTGTGAAAAACAATGGAAGCTGTTTATATGTTCCTCCCGGTATTTTTAAGAGCACGTGCAAAATCGATATCACGTGGTTTCCGTTTGATGATCAGCACTGCGAGATGAAGTTCGGCAGTTGGACATACGATGGCAATCAG TTGGATCTCGTACTCAACTCGGACGACGGAGGAGATCTTTCGGATTTCATTACGAACGGCGAATGGTATCTCATAG GAATGCccggaaagaaaaatacaataacATATCAGTGTTGCCCGGAGCCGTACGTGGACATAACGTTCACCATACAGATACGGCGGCGGACGctttactacttcttcaattTGATAGTTCCATGCGTGTTAATTTCTTCGATGGCCCTGCTCGGATTTACGCTTCCACCAGATTCGGGTGAAAAGTTGACGCTAG GTGTAACTATACTGCTATCACTCACTGTATTCCTTAATTTAGTTGCGGAGACGTTACCTCAAGTATCCGATGCAATTCCGTTACTAG GAACGTACTTCAACTGTATCATGTTTATGGTAGCGTCGTCGGTCGTGCTGACGGTTGTCGTACTAAATTACCATCACCGAACGGCGGATATCCACGAGATGCCTCCATGG ATTAAATCCGTTTTCCTGCAGTGGTTACCGTGGATACTACGGATGGGTCGCCCGGGTAGAAAGATCACACGCAAAACCATTATCCTGAGCAATCGTATGAAAGAGCTCGAGCTGAAGGAAAGATCATCGAAATCGCTTCTCGCAAACGTGCTAGATATTGATGACGATTTTCGGCATCCTTGCTCCGGCATCTCCGGCTCTACTACCGCAATAGGGGGCTCGGT GTTTACGCGTCTTACAACGGTCGAGGAACAGAATGCCAGTGCCGGCTGTACGCACAAGGATTTGCACCACATACTGAAGGAATTGCAGTTCATCACTAACCGCATGAAGAAAGCGGACGAGGAAGCAGAATTGATCAGTGACTGGAAGTTCGCGGCGATGGTTGTTGACAG ATTTTGCCTTTTCGTGTTTACATTATTCACAATAATAGCGACGGTCACTGTGCTTCTATCGGCTCCTCATATAATAGTGCAATAA
- the LOC128310856 gene encoding neuronal acetylcholine receptor subunit alpha-7 isoform X1 — MYFVMDLYLIVLCLLVICIKDSLQGPHEKRLLNNLLATYNTLERPVANESDPLEVKFGLTLQQIIDVDEKNQILTTNAWLNLDEKNQLLITNIWLSLEWNDYNLRWNDSEYGGVRDLRITPNKLWKPDVLMYNSADEGFDGTYHTNIVVKNNGSCLYVPPGIFKSTCKIDITWFPFDDQHCEMKFGSWTYDGNQLDLVLNSDDGGDLSDFITNGEWYLIGMPGKKNTITYQCCPEPYVDITFTIQIRRRTLYYFFNLIVPCVLISSMALLGFTLPPDSGEKLTLGVTILLSLTVFLNLVAETLPQVSDAIPLLGTYFNCIMFMVASSVVLTVVVLNYHHRTADIHEMPPWIKSVFLQWLPWILRMGRPGRKITRKTIILSNRMKELELKERSSKSLLANVLDIDDDFRHPCSGISGSTTAIGGSVFTRLTTVEEQNASAGCTHKDLHHILKELQFITNRMKKADEEAELISDWKFAAMVVDRFCLFVFTLFTIIATVTVLLSAPHIIVQ; from the exons ATGTATTTTGTTATGGATTTGTATCTCATCGTTTTGTGCCTGCTAGTCATCTGCATTAAGG ATAGTCTTCAAGGACCGCACGAGAAACGACTGTTGAACAATCTATTGGCAACGTACAACACGCTTGAACGCCCGGTCGCCAACGAGTCCGATCCGCTGGAAGTAAAGTTCGGGCTGACGCTGCAGCAAATAATCGATGTT GACGAAAAAAATCAGATACTTACTACCAACGCTTGGTTGAATCTG GACGAGAAGAATCAACTTTTAATAACGAACATATGGCTGTCGTTG GAATGGAACGATTACAACTTGCGCTGGAACGATTCCGAATACGGTGGTGTGAGGGATTTGAGAATTACCCCGAACAAGCTCTGGAAGCCGGACGTGTTGATGTACAACAG TGCTGATGAAGGATTCGACGGAACATATCATACGAACATAGTTGTGAAAAACAATGGAAGCTGTTTATATGTTCCTCCCGGTATTTTTAAGAGCACGTGCAAAATCGATATCACGTGGTTTCCGTTTGATGATCAGCACTGCGAGATGAAGTTCGGCAGTTGGACATACGATGGCAATCAG TTGGATCTCGTACTCAACTCGGACGACGGAGGAGATCTTTCGGATTTCATTACGAACGGCGAATGGTATCTCATAG GAATGCccggaaagaaaaatacaataacATATCAGTGTTGCCCGGAGCCGTACGTGGACATAACGTTCACCATACAGATACGGCGGCGGACGctttactacttcttcaattTGATAGTTCCATGCGTGTTAATTTCTTCGATGGCCCTGCTCGGATTTACGCTTCCACCAGATTCGGGTGAAAAGTTGACGCTAG GTGTAACTATACTGCTATCACTCACTGTATTCCTTAATTTAGTTGCGGAGACGTTACCTCAAGTATCCGATGCAATTCCGTTACTAG GAACGTACTTCAACTGTATCATGTTTATGGTAGCGTCGTCGGTCGTGCTGACGGTTGTCGTACTAAATTACCATCACCGAACGGCGGATATCCACGAGATGCCTCCATGG ATTAAATCCGTTTTCCTGCAGTGGTTACCGTGGATACTACGGATGGGTCGCCCGGGTAGAAAGATCACACGCAAAACCATTATCCTGAGCAATCGTATGAAAGAGCTCGAGCTGAAGGAAAGATCATCGAAATCGCTTCTCGCAAACGTGCTAGATATTGATGACGATTTTCGGCATCCTTGCTCCGGCATCTCCGGCTCTACTACCGCAATAGGGGGCTCGGT GTTTACGCGTCTTACAACGGTCGAGGAACAGAATGCCAGTGCCGGCTGTACGCACAAGGATTTGCACCACATACTGAAGGAATTGCAGTTCATCACTAACCGCATGAAGAAAGCGGACGAGGAAGCAGAATTGATCAGTGACTGGAAGTTCGCGGCGATGGTTGTTGACAG ATTTTGCCTTTTCGTGTTTACATTATTCACAATAATAGCGACGGTCACTGTGCTTCTATCGGCTCCTCATATAATAGTGCAATAA
- the LOC128299319 gene encoding uncharacterized protein LOC128299319 has translation MPQTNEEQEDDGSKNMVSNLPLLFADGYPTSLDKITEAQLQKFIPFMVHCSLGNVTIQSMTEFNRPPWWPKDLEFTKPFRRPKSFTGDWLLKMRELVVACYDSHDNIYLLRYCADLAKFQPTALRFINNYNSTTSLFERSSNKLLVTFRNENMLYDQEQKINSRKCLLPKQSNSQSCLATQEEMVISECFDIYLCDYCDAELYSEGAMVEHERVCQGEQSNAELADTSDDDDVIFCGAVLEDQLPLDSEARAQAEQQKMVSFLSQNFMLRCTNAKESVISNSHQPSGSSSTELEGGTVECNTGGGKHHRMPRRSRQVVTLAKCTQIPLSSPLGLFMLNTSKIITTPDYLYERFDRTEKYCTAPALPAGAFYSLQPKLATEGLQESSNAPDRRVPRWFFGKVKSGSGSNGQWPFTFKRPADDSFELSLRQYKFPRRQFTNKHREANFLFYNKLLLQRCRPCVVSIKRLTLAEVQELALLPGIERAQREAEHAAMLERQRRKELAEIAESALVIDSIDLCSSDEDMVEEMSDGEEEQYEQKQEYSSSFDTDFIAHDHVETIVIEMDDSMSSDTNELTNTSFYANRSPQQKHNVVSNVLPEMGLKFAKKSFIGTMLSESTYRLNTSLPAGHTNGRILMDGARQPLTAPLYLYANCSQTAVTVSDGAQFSNGSHLIARKGTSLPLKENLENGFGSPGTVVNSVNGDGLLVGAPGVGQYATTPLPVHQSAAAAVQSRTVLLAESTTNGYPIIGTIPASFGDSGSSLHARSRASVIQTLPTTAYVTQPIHTPNNGSSTTAVPSPTVANLQ, from the exons ATGCCACAAACTAACGAAGAACAGGAAGACGATGGTAGCAAAAATATGGTATCCAACTTGCCTCTCCTATTTGCGGACGGCTACCCAACGTCGCTGGACAAGATCACCGAAGCACAGCTGCAAAAGTTCATACCGTTCATGGTACACTGTTCGCTGGGCAACGTCACTATCCAATCGATGACCGAATTTAATAGGCCTCCATGGTGGCCAAAAGATTTGGAATTTACCAAACCATTCAGAAGGCCAAAATCATTCACCGGG GATTGGTTGCTCAAGATGCGAGAGCTCGTGGTAGCATGTTACGATTCCCACGACAACATTTATCTACTACGGTACTGTGCTGATCTGGCAAAGTTCCAACCGACAGCGTTGCGATTCATTAACAACTACAACTCTACGACATCTCTGTTCGAGCGGTCTTCGAACAAGTTGTTGGTTACGTTTCGCAATGAAAATATG CTGTACGACCAGGAACAAAAGATAAACAGTCGCAAGTGCCTTCTACCGAAGCAATCTAACTCCCAATCTTGCTTAGCCACTCAGGAGGAAATGGTCATATCAGAATGCTTCGATATCTATCTCTGCGACTACTGTGATGCCGAACTATACTCCGAGGGAGCAATGGTG GAGCATGAGCGTGTCTGCCAGGGGGAGCAAAGCAATGCGGAGTTGGCCGACACtagtgacgatgatgacgttATCTTTTGTGGCGCAGTGCTGGAAGATCAGCTTCCACTCGATTCGGAAGCTCGTGCGCAGGCAGAACAGCAGAAGATGGTATCGTTTCTGTCGCAGAATTTCATGTTACGTTGTACCAACGCGAAGGAATCGGTGATCTCCAACTCACACCAGCCCAGCGGTAGCAGTAGTACCGAGCTCGAAGGTGGAACGGTCGAGTGTAACACCGGAGGAGGAAAGCATCACCGTATGCCTAGACGCTCGCGCCAGGTTGTTACACTCGCGAAATGTACACAAATTCCGCTCTCCTCACCGTTGggtttgtttatgttgaataCTTCCAAAATCATTACCACACCGGATTATCTGTACGAGCGGTTCGATCGTACGGAGAAATATTGTACTGCTCCAGCCCTTCCAGCTGGTGCATTCTATTCCCTGCAGCCAAAACTCGCGACGGAGGGTTTGCAGGAATCTTCTAATGCTCCAGATCGCCGGGTACCCAGATGGTTCTTTGGCAAAGTGAAATCAGGCAGTGGGTCAAACGGTCAATGGCCGTTTACGTTCAAACGACCTGCGGATGATTCTTTCGAACTGTCGCTACGTCAATACAAATTCCCCCGACGCCAGTTTACCAACAAGCATCGGGAAGCAAACTTTCTGTTCTACAACAAACTGCTGCTGCAACGTTGCCGACCGTGTGTGGTGAGCATAAAAAGACTGACCCTTGCCGAAGTGCAGGAACTTGCTCTACTGCCCGGTATCGAACGGGCACAGAGAGAAGCCGAGCATGCAGCCATGCTGGAACGGCAACGACGGAAAGAGCTTGCTGAGATAGCAGAAAGTGCATTGGTTATCGATAGCATTGATCTATGCTCTTCCGATGAAGATATGGTGGAGGAAATGTCTGATGGTGAGGAAGAACAGTACGAGCAAAAGCAGGAATACTCAAGTTCCTTCGACACCGATTTCATCGCACATGACCATGTCGAAACGATCGTTATAGAAATGGATGACAGTATGAGCAGCGATACGAATGAACTCACAAATACTAGTTTCTATGCCAATCGTTCCCCACAGCAAAAGCACAATGTCGTTAGTAATGTGCTCCCGGAAATGGGTCTGAAATTCGCCAAGAAGTCCTTCATCGGTACAATGCTCAGTGAAAGCACGTATCGTTTAAATACGTCACTTCCGGCCGGGCATACCAATGGTAGAATCCTCATGGATGGTGCACGACAACCACTTACCGCTCCGTTGTACCTGTACGCGAACTGTAGCCAAACGGCTGTCACTGTGTCGGATGGTGCGCAGTTTTCCAACGGGAGTCACCTGATCGCCCGCAAAGGTACCAGTTTACCATTGAAGGAAAATTTGGAAAACGGCTTTGGAAGTCCCGGTACCGTTGTGAACAGTGTTAATGGAGATGGTTTGCTTGTAGGCGCTCCCGGTGTTGGGCAATATGCTACTACTCCCCTGCCTGTGCAtcaatcagcagcagcagcagtacaatCACGGACTGTATTGCTGGCTGAATCAACCACGAACGGGTATCCAATAATCGGAACCATTCCAGCTTCGTTCGGCGACAGTGGCAGTAGCCTACACGCGAGATCAAGGGCTTCCGTCATACAGACGCTCCCGACGACAGCTTATGTTACTCAGCCGATACACACACCCAACAATGGTTCCAGTACGACGGCTGTCCCGAGTCCAACCGTAGCGAATCTTCAGTAA